From Salmo salar chromosome ssa04, Ssal_v3.1, whole genome shotgun sequence, one genomic window encodes:
- the irf1b gene encoding interferon regulatory factor 1 isoform 2, which produces MPVSRMRMRPWLEDKIESNSISGLVWLDKDKKIFSIPWKHAARHGWDLNKDACLFKQWAMHTGKFIQGETTPDPKTWKANFRCAMNSLPDIKEVKDKSINRGSGAVRVYKMLNVSTKPNNKRSKAKDAKKNDKGLKIKTEEMDYSATHCLEDRNTNTHLQEDRKIQENKVDSSDNLGETITAASYLDGSVNDPDVPDFITSVEIGPDSINYYSSFQVSPDHSTDYEDLNEETLIEIAKHWEQLELPGSVNSKGFLSNEEATVESYNTAESNHSPESQWSDNSGSEIQLRLYTELSPGLPMAEDLVSYTDHWALNNTLNNSTTSYLQQISCPL; this is translated from the exons ATGCCTGTGTCTAGGATGAGAATGAGGCCTTGGCTGGAGGATAAGATTGAGTCCAACTCCATCAGTGGTTTGGTGTGGTTGGACAAA GACAAGAAGATATTCTCCATCCCATGGAAGCATGCTGCACGTCATGGATGGGACCTGAACAAGGATGCCTGTCTATTCAAGCAATGGGCCATGCACACAG GGAAATTCATACAAGGCGAGACTACACCAGACCCTAAGACATGGAAGGCTAATTTCCGCTGTGCAATGAACTCCCTTCCTGACATCAAGGAGGTGAAAGACAAAAGCATCAACAGAGGGTCTGGAGCGGTGCGCGTTTACAAAATGCTGAACGTCAGCACAAAGCCAAATAACAAGAGGTCAAAAGCAAAGGATGCAAAGAAAAATGACAAG GGGTTAAAGATCAAGACAGAGGAAATGGACTACAGCGCAACCCATTGCCTCGAGGATcgcaacaccaacacacacctgcagGAGGACAGAAAGATACAGGAGAACAAAGTCGACAGCTCAGACAACCTAGGTGAGACCATCACAGCAGCGTCATATCTTGACGGCTCTGTCAATGACCCTGATGTTCCAGACTTTATCACCTCTGTGGAAAtaggaccagacagcatcaactACTACTCGTCTTTCCAAGTGTCACCGGATCACTCCACAG ACTATGAAGATTTGAACGAAGAAACACTTATTGAG ATTGCAAAGCATTGGGAGCAATTGGAGCTGCCAGGCAGTGTAAACAGCAAGGGGTTCCTGAGCAATGAAGAAGCTACAGTAGAGTCATACAACACCGCAGAGTCTAACCACAGTCCAGAGAGCCAATGGAGTGATAACTCAG GGTCGGAAATACAGCTGCGGTTATACACAGAACTGAGCCCAGGACTACCAATGGCAGAAGATCTCGTCTCTTACACCGACCACTGGGCTCTGAACAACACACTGAACAACAGCACGACCAGTTATCTTCAACAGATCTCTTGCCCACTTTGA